CAAGGAGCCTGGCTCCTGTTTCAATCAAACGAATAATTCCAGACATTTAAGAATATTGAATGAACAACAAGCTTGTCATGCTGTTTATTGTCTCAATCCTGCTTTCAGGTTGTAAACATGGTGGCGTTCTCTTTAAAAAACCACCGGTTAACAATCCTAGTGATGATGCTACAATTAAATTGGCTGAAGCAGCGGTATCTGTAAGCGATTCCATGCATGAAATGGCGCGCGTTGAAAAAGTAATTCTACCACCACCAGTAGATAATACACTGACTATACCTAATGCGTATAATCTACAAGCCAGAGCAAGTGTAGACTGGTCTGGTCCTATTGAAGAATTAACTGCCCGCATTGCGAAATCTGCGCATTTCAGGCTCCGGGTTTTAGGAAAAGCTCCTTCAATTCCCGTTTTAATTAGCCTTAATGTTAAAGATCAAAGTTTAGCTGAAATCCTGCGTGATATTGATTACCAAGCTGGTCAAAAGGCCAATATTCACGTCTATCCTAACAGTCAGGTTGTTGAATTGCGCTATGCCAAAATTTATTCCTAGTTTAATAGTTGTATTGTCTGCGTTACTCATTGGATGTCACTCATCAAAATATATGGGTGACACTACCTCATTAGCCGGGCTACAAGCTATGGCTAATGTAAACCAAAAGGAAAGAAATAAGAGGCAAAACGGTAGAATTCGTCAAACAGCACTACGAGAAACAGCTTTAAGCCTTGGGGCGCAAGCAGGTTTGGCCGCTCGCGCAAAGGTCATTGATGAGCACCTTATAAGACAATCGCGCAGGCTTGATGCGATTTATGATTTTAATTCACTAATCCTAGAGCACAACATCCTGCCTCCTGTATTATTAGAAGGAAGAAATACCCTTAATCTTGCTGATGCGCAAACAATACGCATTTCCGATCGCTCCTATAAAGTTGCAAAACAAGCCCATTTTGTTACGACACCCCCCACTTGGCGACAATACCTATGGCTGGATTATGTCAAACCGGAATACCCGCACTATACCCTACTGCCCAAGACCAAGGTAGAGAAGAAGATGTGGTGTCTTTATGTAGCTAAGGGCTGGAAAAATGGTATTGATCAAGCCAATACCATTCTTGAGGAGAACATTGCCCGTCTTAAAGAAGATTTCGCTGGCATGATCCTTTACAGGAAGTTATTAGCAATGAATATGGTATCCCCACCGTTTGTCTCTCACACCGATTTGGGAATCACCGGCGACGCGTCCGAAATTCATATTGACGACAGGGTTCTAAGAATAACTGCATTGCCAGCACTGAATATCAATAGCGAACAGTGGCGAGCTGCGGTTTCTAAAGATGAAAATGCACTCGAGCAATTCAAAAATATGGAAAAATTGGCAAATCGTTCTAAAATTATAATAACGGATAAATCCTGGCAACCAACGATTGCCCCAGTTAACGACAACAATAGAATTCACTGATTTTTGTATGAATAATAAAACTTATTTAATGCCTGATGAGCCAACACGATTCACTCCACTGTTTATGGATAAAATGTTGGAGCATACAGAGCGTTTAAATGCCTCTGATATTACCATTCAAACAGGCGAACCCATTTATGCAGAAGTTTATGGAAAACTCTTACGCATAACAAATCGTCGTTTATCCAACACGGAACTTGGTGATTTAATTAATGCAATCTATGGTCCTAATGCCACGACCCAGCTTCTTTCGGGTAAAGATATTGATACTCACTATGAATTTCGTCCGAATCGCGGGGTCAGATACCGTTACCGGGTCAATGGAACTGCCTGTCTTGTGGAAGGCCATGATGCAATCCAGATTACTTTAAGAACGATTCCTACCACTCCTCCGAGACTTGAGACGATGAATCTACCCGATAATGTGCTGGAAGCCATTGCTCCTCAAGAAGGAATTGTTTTTATAACAGGAGCAACGGGTTCAGGTAAATCGACACTATTGGCATCTATTATTCGTGACTTAATTGAAACCGAAGATTCAAACCGTAAAGTCTTGACCTATGAATCTCCAATCGAATTTGTCTATGATGAAATTGAAACCATATCCGCTGTAGTAAGTCAGTCAGAAATTCCTCGCCACTTGCCTAGCTTTGCTGATGGGGTAAGAAACGCTTTACGACGTAAGCCGCGTTTAATTATGGTGGGTGAGTGTCGGGATGCAGAAACAATCAGTGCTGCATTAGAAGCTGCTCTTACTGGACATCCAGTATACACCACTTTGCACACCTCGGGTGTTGCAGAAACCATGCGCCGTCTAGTCACCTCATTCTCTGGCGAAGAACGTTTAGGAAGAACGATTGATATTTTGGAAACGATTCGATTATGTATTTGGCAAAAACTGGTACCTACCGTAGACGAAAAACGAGTTGCCTTACGAGAGTATCTGGTGTTT
This sequence is a window from Legionella cherrii. Protein-coding genes within it:
- a CDS encoding type IV secretion system DotC family protein — its product is MPKFIPSLIVVLSALLIGCHSSKYMGDTTSLAGLQAMANVNQKERNKRQNGRIRQTALRETALSLGAQAGLAARAKVIDEHLIRQSRRLDAIYDFNSLILEHNILPPVLLEGRNTLNLADAQTIRISDRSYKVAKQAHFVTTPPTWRQYLWLDYVKPEYPHYTLLPKTKVEKKMWCLYVAKGWKNGIDQANTILEENIARLKEDFAGMILYRKLLAMNMVSPPFVSHTDLGITGDASEIHIDDRVLRITALPALNINSEQWRAAVSKDENALEQFKNMEKLANRSKIIITDKSWQPTIAPVNDNNRIH
- the dotD gene encoding type IVB secretion system lipoprotein DotD, producing the protein MNNKLVMLFIVSILLSGCKHGGVLFKKPPVNNPSDDATIKLAEAAVSVSDSMHEMARVEKVILPPPVDNTLTIPNAYNLQARASVDWSGPIEELTARIAKSAHFRLRVLGKAPSIPVLISLNVKDQSLAEILRDIDYQAGQKANIHVYPNSQVVELRYAKIYS
- the dotB gene encoding Dot/Icm type IV secretion system ATPase DotB, with product MNNKTYLMPDEPTRFTPLFMDKMLEHTERLNASDITIQTGEPIYAEVYGKLLRITNRRLSNTELGDLINAIYGPNATTQLLSGKDIDTHYEFRPNRGVRYRYRVNGTACLVEGHDAIQITLRTIPTTPPRLETMNLPDNVLEAIAPQEGIVFITGATGSGKSTLLASIIRDLIETEDSNRKVLTYESPIEFVYDEIETISAVVSQSEIPRHLPSFADGVRNALRRKPRLIMVGECRDAETISAALEAALTGHPVYTTLHTSGVAETMRRLVTSFSGEERLGRTIDILETIRLCIWQKLVPTVDEKRVALREYLVFDEEVRDILLESDPNDVTSATRKLVRQKGQLMTWDAKAKFEQGIISERVYKLIIAGAKEYQQ